One genomic region from Rattus norvegicus strain BN/NHsdMcwi chromosome 10, GRCr8, whole genome shotgun sequence encodes:
- the Krtap1-5 gene encoding keratin associated protein 1-5 — MACCSTSFCGFPTCSTGGTCGSSCFQPSCCETSCFQPSCCETGYGIGGGIGYGLEGGSGAVNYRVRWCRPDCRVEGTSLPPCCVVSCIPPTCCQLHHAQASCCRPSYCGQSCCRPACCCYCC; from the coding sequence ATGGCCTGCTGCTCTACTAGCTTCTGTGGCTTTCCCACCTGCTCCACTGGTGgcacctgtggctccagctgcttccAGCCCAGCTGTTGTGAGACCAGCTGCTTCCAGCCAAGCTGCTGTGAGACAGGCTATGGCATTGGGGGTGGCATTGGCTATGGCCTAGAGGGTGGCAGTGGAGCCGTGAACTACCGTGTTAGATGGTGCCGCCCTGACTGCCGCGTGGAGGGCACCTCCCTGCCCCCCTGCTGTGTGGTGAGCTGTATACCCCCAACCTGCTGCCAGCTGCACCATGCCCAGGCCTCCTGCTGCCGTCCATCCTACTGTGGACAGTCCTGCTGCCGTCCAgcctgctgctgctactgctgctaa
- the Krtap2-4l1 gene encoding keratin-associated protein 2-1 encodes MTGSCCGSFSSQSCGGCCQPCCCRDPCCCRPVSCQTTVCRPVTCVPHYTRPICEPCRRPICCDPCSLQQGCCRPITCCPSSCTAVVCRPCCWASTCCQPISVQAPCCRPPCCQPAPCRTTCRTSPCNTCC; translated from the coding sequence ATGACCGGCTCCTGCTGTGGATCCTTCTCCTCCCAGAGCTGTGGAGGTTGCTGCCAGCCCTGCTGCTGCAGGGACCCCTGCTGCTGCCGCCCAGTGTCCTGCCAGACCACTGTGTGTCGCCCTGTGACCTGTGTGCCCCACTACACTAGGCCCATCTGTGAGCCCTGCCGCCGCCCCATCTGCTGTGACCCCTGCAGCCTGCAGCAGGGCTGCTGTCGCCCCATCACCTGCTGCCCCAGCTCTTGCACAGCTGTGGTCTGCAGACCCTGCTGCTGGGCCTCCACCTGCTGCCAGCCCATCTCAGTGCAGGCTCCCTGCTGCAGGCCCCCCTGCTGCCAGCCTGCTCCCTGTCGCACCACCTGCAGGACCTCCCCCTGCAACACCTGCTGCTGA
- the Krtap1-5l1 gene encoding keratin-associated protein 9-3-like, whose translation MACCSTSFCGFPTCSTGGTCGSSCCQPSCCETSCFQPSCCETGSGIGGGIGYGQGSGSGAVNCRVRWCRPDCRVEGTSLPPCCVASCIPPTCCQLHHAQASCCRPSYCGQSCCRPACCCYCCQPSCSEPSC comes from the coding sequence ATGGCCTGCTGCTCTACTAGCTTCTGTGGCTTTCCCACCTGCTCCACTGGTGgcacctgtggctccagctgctgcCAGCCCAGCTGTTGTGAGACCAGCTGCTTCCAGCCAAGCTGCTGCGAGACAGGCTCTGGCATCGGGGGTGGCATTGGCTATGGCCAGGGGAGTGGCAGTGGAGCCGTGAACTGCCGTGTTAGATGGTGCCGCCCTGACTGCCGTGTGGAGGGCACCTCCCTGCCCCCCTGCTGTGTGGCGAGCTGTATACCCCCAACCTGCTGCCAGCTGCACCATGCCCAGGCCTCCTGCTGCCGTCCATCCTACTGTGGACAGTCCTGCTGCCGTCCAgcctgctgctgctactgctgccaGCCCAGCTGCTCCGAGCCCAGCTGTTGA
- the Krtap1-1 gene encoding keratin associated protein 1-1 gives MACCATSFCGFPTCSTGGTCGSNCCQPSCSQSSCCQPSCSQSSCCQPSCTQSSCCQPTCSQSSCCQPTCSQSSCCQPSCCQTSCCQPTCCQTSSCQTSCCGTGSGQEGGSGATSCRVRWCRPDCRVEGTCLPPCCVVSCTPPTCCQLHHAQASCCRPSYCGQSCCRPACCCHCCEPSCSKPSCSEPSC, from the coding sequence ATGGCCTGCTGTGCTACTAGCTTCTGTGGCTTTCCCACCTGCTCCACTGGTGGCACCTGTGGCTCTAACTGCTGCCAACCCAGCTGCTCCCAGTCCAGCTGTTGCCAGCCCAGCTGCTCCCAGTCCAGCTGCTGCCAGCCCAGCTGCACCCAGTCCAGCTGCTGCCAGCCCACCTGCTCCCAGTCCAGCTGCTGTCAGCCCACCTGCTCCCAGTCCAGCTGCTGTCAGCCCAGCTGCTGCCAGACCAGCTGCTGCCAGCCTACCTGCTGTCAGACTAGCAGCTGTCAGACCAGCTGCTGTGGAACTGGCAGTGGCCAGGAGGGTGGCAGTGGAGCCACGAGCTGCCGTGTTAGATGGTGCCGCCCTGACTGCCGCGTGGAGGGCACCTGCCTGCCCCCCTGCTGTGTGGTGAGCTGCACACCCCCAACCTGCTGCCAGCTGCACCACGCCCAGGCCTCCTGCTGCCGTCCATCCTACTGTGGACAGTCCTGCTGCCGCCCAGCCTGCTGCTGCCACTGTTGCGAGCCCAGTTGCTCTAAGCCCAGCTGCTCTGAGCCCAGCTGTTAA
- the Krtap1-3 gene encoding keratin associated protein 1-3, producing MACCATSFCGFPTCSTGGTCGSSCCQPSCCQPSCCQPSCCQPSCCQSSCCQPSCCQSSCCQPSCCQSSCCQPSCSQTSCCQPSCCGTGSGQEGGSGAVSCRVRWCRPDCRVEGTCLPPCCVASCTPPTCCQLHHAQASCCRPSYCGQSCCRPACCCYCCPPSCSESNCCEPTC from the coding sequence ATGGCCTGTTGCGCTACTAGCTTCTGTGGCTTTCCCACCTGCTCCACTGGTGgcacctgtggctccagctgctgccagcccagctgctgccagcccagctgctgcCAGCCCAGTTGTTGCCAACCCAGCTGCTGCCAGTCCAGTTGCTGCCAGCCTAGCTGCTGCCAGTCCAGCTgctgccagcccagctgctgcCAATCCAGTTGCTGCCAACCCAGCTGCTCCCAGACCAGCTGttgccagcccagctgctgtgGCACTGGCAGTGGCCAGGAGGGTGGCAGTGGAGCCGTGAGCTGCCGTGTTAGATGGTGCCGCCCTGACTGCCGAGTGGAGGGCACCTGCCTGCCCCCCTGCTGTGTGGCGAGCTGCACACCCCCAACCTGCTGCCAGCTGCACCACGCCCAGGCCTCCTGCTGCCGCCCATCCTACTGTGGACAGTCCTGCTGCCGCCCAgcctgctgctgctactgctgcccACCTAGCTGCTCTGAGTCTAACTGCTGTGAGCCTACCTGTTAA